In Candidatus Cloacimonas sp., the sequence CATAAACCGGCTCCCAAACAAAATCCGAAAACAAACAAAGCAGTTACTCCCCCTGAAAAGCCCAAACCGCATTTTCACCAACCCAAAATAGTTAACGCCAAACACTGATGAACCGAATAATCCCTGTTCTGGCAGGTTACTATTGGTCTGATTGCGGTGCGTTTATGGGTGTTTTACCCTACCCGCTATGGCATAAAAAAACAGTTGTAGATCAACGCCAAAGACGCAAATTAAACCTGAACCTGTTGCTTATTCAAAGCGGTAAAAGAAACATTTTAATTGATACCGGTTTGGGAAATCGTCTAACCGATAAACAAAGAGATATCTATCAACCGAGCGAATTTTTGCTGCCCTTTTCGCTTGCTGAATTGGGATTTAAAGATATAGACATCACCGATGTAATTATGACCCATCTGCATTTTGACCACGCCGGGGGAATTATAACCGATTTTGGCTCTAATGATGCCCTCACTTTCCCCAATGCGCAATATTGGATTCAAAAAACAGAATGGGATATGGCAAAAAATCCGGATGAATTAAACCACTCCGCTTATCAATTTGAACAGCAATTAGCTTTACTGGAAAAACGGGGAAACATCACTCTTTTGGAAGGCAATGCAGAAATTGAAAAGGGTATTATGCTTTCCCTCGTGGGTGGACATACTGTAGGTAGCCAAACTGTTGCTATAGATTGTGGCACAAACTATTATCTTTATGCCGGAGATATTATCCCTACCCTGTTTCATACTTCAATGGCTGTAACCTCCGCTTACGATGTTAACAGAATGCAAACCGCAGCCGCTAAGAAAATGATTTACAACCAATTGCAAGAACATAACGGAACCTTGATTTTATGCCACGATACTGAAAAATGGCAAATTCCCTATTCAGAACTGGGACACAAGAAAGGGTTGGCTGGGGAAGTCACCATTGCGGAATCGCCCTAAGGGGCTTTTTTTATTCGGAAGGACGACATCCTCGTCGTTCAAGCACAAGAAGAGGTTGACCAGGAGGTCACCATTACGGTGTCACCCTAAGGGGCTTTTTTTATTCGGAAGGACGACATCCTCGTCGTTCAAGCACAAGAAGAGGTTGACCAGGAGGTCACCATTACGATCACCCTAAGGGGCTTTTGGCAGATAGCAAAGAGCGGAGAGCGTAAAAATATTTACCATTATTAAATTGCATAACGGAAGCTATGCTCCGGTTAGTATCATAATTTGTTAACTTTCATTAGGGTTTATAGTTAACTACCTGTTGCCTGTTCATTTCTTTAATGCCTCTTTAACGACTCTTTAACGATTCCTTAACTTCGTTAAAGAGTCGTTAAAGAAGGTTTAAGGAAGCATAATAGATTCAACTTGGCAGGATATAATGCGCTGTCTAAAAAAAGTTAAAGGTGTCACCACTTACCAGCTAATGTATGGCAAAATAGCATATATAGTTATTTTTGGACGCTATAAATAATAGACAGGCAACAGAGAAAAAGAGACAATGCAAGCTAC encodes:
- a CDS encoding MBL fold metallo-hydrolase, giving the protein MNRIIPVLAGYYWSDCGAFMGVLPYPLWHKKTVVDQRQRRKLNLNLLLIQSGKRNILIDTGLGNRLTDKQRDIYQPSEFLLPFSLAELGFKDIDITDVIMTHLHFDHAGGIITDFGSNDALTFPNAQYWIQKTEWDMAKNPDELNHSAYQFEQQLALLEKRGNITLLEGNAEIEKGIMLSLVGGHTVGSQTVAIDCGTNYYLYAGDIIPTLFHTSMAVTSAYDVNRMQTAAAKKMIYNQLQEHNGTLILCHDTEKWQIPYSELGHKKGLAGEVTIAESP